One region of Hoeflea sp. 108 genomic DNA includes:
- the lspA gene encoding signal peptidase II: MKPVAFYGIVTALAVAIDQWIKVLVEANLVMHEKIDLLPFLALYRTYNTGIAFSMFSNVGDTGLIVLTGAVVAFVTFLAIKTTPEQTISRFGFALIVGGALGNLIDRTVYGHVIDYILFHTPVWSFAIFNLADAFISVGAALVVLDEFLAWRRGRAEKAKAND; encoded by the coding sequence GTGAAGCCAGTCGCATTCTACGGGATCGTCACGGCGCTCGCGGTTGCGATCGACCAGTGGATCAAGGTGCTCGTCGAGGCCAATCTGGTCATGCACGAGAAGATCGACCTGCTGCCCTTCCTGGCGCTCTACCGCACCTACAACACCGGCATCGCGTTTTCGATGTTCTCCAATGTCGGCGACACCGGCCTGATCGTGCTGACCGGCGCGGTCGTCGCCTTCGTCACCTTTCTCGCCATCAAGACCACGCCGGAGCAGACCATTTCGCGCTTCGGCTTTGCCCTGATCGTCGGCGGCGCGCTGGGCAATCTCATCGACCGTACGGTCTACGGCCACGTCATCGACTACATCCTGTTCCACACGCCTGTATGGTCGTTCGCCATCTTCAACCTTGCCGACGCCTTCATTTCCGTAGGTGCCGCCCTGGTCGTGCTGGACGAATTCCTGGCCTGGCGGCGCGGCCGCGCCGAGAAAGCCAAGGCGAACGATTGA
- a CDS encoding RNA methyltransferase, with translation MSEHRTGAPGRVKEVTSLANPLVKDIKSLALKKFRDQQNAFIAEGLKLVIDALDLGWTIKTLIFAKSGLGNPAIEKVAARTRAAGGDVLEVSEKVITAITRRDNPQAVVGVFGQRFVPLRDIRPKDGEVWVALDRVRDPGNLGTVIRTVDAVGAKGVILVGDTTDPFSLETVRATMGSIFAVPVAKTHPDAFLEWRKGFAGIVAGTHLKGAVDYRSVDFGTRPVLLMMGNEQQGLPDNLADACDKLLRIPQAGRADSLNLAVATGVMLFEIRRGALKL, from the coding sequence ATGAGCGAACATCGCACCGGAGCGCCCGGCCGCGTCAAGGAAGTGACGAGCCTTGCCAACCCGCTGGTCAAGGACATCAAGTCGCTGGCGCTGAAGAAATTCCGCGACCAGCAGAACGCCTTCATCGCCGAAGGCCTGAAGCTGGTCATCGACGCGCTCGACCTCGGCTGGACGATCAAGACGCTGATCTTCGCCAAGTCAGGCCTCGGCAATCCGGCCATCGAGAAGGTCGCGGCGCGCACCCGTGCCGCCGGCGGCGATGTGCTCGAAGTGTCGGAAAAGGTCATCACCGCGATCACCCGCCGCGACAATCCGCAGGCTGTCGTCGGCGTGTTCGGCCAGCGTTTCGTGCCGCTCAGGGACATCAGGCCCAAGGACGGCGAGGTCTGGGTGGCGCTCGACCGGGTGCGCGACCCCGGCAATCTCGGCACCGTCATCCGCACGGTCGATGCGGTGGGCGCGAAGGGCGTCATCCTGGTCGGCGACACCACTGACCCGTTCTCGCTTGAAACCGTGCGCGCAACCATGGGCTCGATCTTCGCGGTGCCGGTCGCCAAGACGCACCCGGATGCCTTCCTCGAATGGCGCAAGGGTTTTGCCGGCATCGTCGCCGGCACGCATCTCAAAGGCGCGGTCGACTATCGTTCGGTCGATTTCGGCACGCGACCGGTGCTTTTGATGATGGGCAACGAGCAGCAGGGCCTGCCCGACAATCTGGCCGACGCCTGTGACAAGCTGCTGCGCATCCCGCAGGCGGGCCGTGCGGATTCGCTCAATCTCGCGGTCGCCACCGGCGTCATGCTGTTTGAAATCCGGCGCGGCGCGCTGAAGCTTTAG
- a CDS encoding class I SAM-dependent rRNA methyltransferase, which yields MKHPRDKRRDSRPQPPRKSGAAPAQARERTERQPERRQEQRPAPRQDHKPEPKHQSEPRHQVEPRSEPRKLTRREGELPAERLPLILEVAPNDDYALLDSGDGQKLEQYGPYRIVRPEGQAIWQRALPAKEWDRADAVFTGDTDEEGLGRWRFPKEPLGETWPMRHDGLHYQGRFTSFRHVGVFPEQATHWDHMARMIVEAKRPVKVLNLFGYTGLASLVAARAGAEVTHVDASKKAIGWARENQEMAGLANKPIRWICEDAMKFVEREERRGSRYDIILFDPPAYGRGPKGEVWQLFESLPAMTDICRSILTPKPLAVVLTAYSIRASFFAIHALMRDTFAGMGGTIESGELVIREKSAGRALSTSLFSRWVAK from the coding sequence TTGAAGCATCCGCGCGACAAACGCCGCGACAGCCGCCCGCAACCGCCCCGCAAGAGCGGTGCCGCGCCCGCGCAAGCGCGCGAACGCACCGAGCGGCAGCCGGAGCGCAGGCAGGAGCAGAGGCCAGCTCCGCGCCAGGACCATAAGCCAGAACCCAAGCATCAGTCCGAGCCAAGGCATCAGGTCGAGCCGAGGTCGGAACCACGCAAGCTTACGCGCCGCGAAGGAGAGTTGCCGGCCGAGCGCCTGCCGCTGATCCTCGAAGTCGCGCCCAACGACGACTACGCCTTGCTCGACTCGGGCGACGGCCAGAAACTCGAACAATACGGCCCCTATCGCATCGTGCGCCCCGAGGGGCAGGCGATCTGGCAGCGCGCGCTGCCGGCAAAGGAATGGGACCGCGCCGACGCGGTCTTCACCGGCGACACCGATGAAGAGGGCCTGGGCCGCTGGCGCTTCCCCAAGGAACCGCTCGGCGAAACATGGCCGATGCGCCATGACGGGCTGCACTATCAGGGCCGCTTCACCTCGTTCCGCCACGTCGGCGTATTCCCCGAACAGGCGACGCACTGGGACCACATGGCGCGGATGATCGTGGAGGCCAAGCGCCCGGTGAAGGTGCTCAACCTGTTCGGCTATACCGGGCTTGCCTCACTGGTAGCCGCCCGCGCCGGCGCCGAGGTCACCCATGTCGACGCCTCGAAAAAGGCCATCGGCTGGGCGCGCGAGAACCAGGAGATGGCCGGTCTCGCCAACAAGCCGATCCGCTGGATCTGCGAGGACGCAATGAAGTTCGTCGAGCGCGAGGAGCGCCGCGGCAGCCGCTACGACATCATCCTGTTCGATCCGCCGGCCTATGGCCGCGGACCCAAAGGCGAGGTGTGGCAGCTGTTCGAGAGCCTGCCCGCCATGACCGACATCTGCCGTTCGATCCTGACGCCGAAGCCGCTGGCGGTGGTGCTGACGGCCTATTCGATCCGCGCCTCGTTCTTTGCCATCCACGCTTTGATGCGCGACACCTTCGCCGGCATGGGCGGCACCATCGAGTCGGGCGAACTCGTCATCCGCGAGAAATCGGCCGGACGGGCGCTTTCGACATCGCTTTTCTCACGCTGGGTGGCCAAATGA
- a CDS encoding YafY family protein — MSRSERLLDLIQILRRHRRPVSGLVLAGELDVSIRTLYRDIATLQGQGAPIEGEPGLGYVLKPGFMLPPLMFTDEEIEAIVLGSRWVAKQPDTRLSAAAADALAKISSVLPDDLREELDATALLVGPSAEATREGADLGIIRKAIRGERKLEMTYEDASGASSRRRVWPFALGFFDKVRVMVAWCEMRQDFRHFRADRISDLAATDTRYPRRRVVMLKEWRATLGTSRRL, encoded by the coding sequence ATGTCGCGCTCCGAACGCCTGCTCGACCTCATCCAGATCTTGCGCCGCCACCGCCGGCCGGTGAGCGGGCTTGTGCTTGCCGGCGAGCTGGATGTATCGATCCGCACGCTCTACCGTGATATCGCCACCTTGCAGGGGCAGGGCGCGCCGATCGAGGGCGAGCCGGGGCTGGGCTATGTGCTGAAGCCCGGCTTCATGCTGCCGCCGCTGATGTTCACCGACGAGGAGATCGAGGCCATCGTGCTTGGATCGCGCTGGGTGGCCAAGCAGCCTGACACCAGGCTTTCGGCAGCCGCGGCCGACGCCTTGGCTAAGATCTCTTCCGTCCTGCCCGACGATTTGCGCGAAGAGCTCGACGCCACCGCGCTTTTGGTCGGCCCAAGTGCCGAGGCGACGCGTGAGGGCGCCGACCTCGGGATCATTCGCAAGGCGATCCGCGGCGAGCGCAAGCTCGAGATGACCTATGAGGATGCTTCGGGAGCAAGCTCGCGACGCAGGGTGTGGCCCTTTGCGCTCGGCTTCTTCGACAAGGTTCGGGTGATGGTCGCCTGGTGCGAGATGCGCCAGGACTTCAGGCACTTTCGTGCCGACCGCATCTCCGACCTCGCCGCCACCGACACGCGTTACCCTCGCCGCCGCGTCGTCATGCTGAAGGAATGGCGGGCGACGCTCGGCACCTCCAGGAGGCTTTGA
- a CDS encoding VOC family protein, with protein MRSPNFIILYVDSPEASGAFYARLLGCQPVETSATFVMFVLDNGFKLGLWSRHTVAPAAAAAGGGAELVFALETPDAVDATHAEWAESGLNILQAPGNMDFGRTFVALDPDGHRLRVYCLDEAAVAQP; from the coding sequence ATGCGCAGCCCCAACTTCATCATCCTCTATGTCGACAGCCCCGAGGCCAGCGGCGCATTCTACGCCAGGCTGCTTGGCTGCCAGCCGGTCGAGACATCAGCGACCTTCGTCATGTTCGTGCTCGACAACGGCTTCAAGCTCGGCCTGTGGTCGCGCCACACAGTCGCGCCGGCGGCAGCTGCGGCAGGCGGCGGAGCCGAACTTGTCTTTGCGCTGGAGACCCCTGACGCTGTCGACGCCACCCATGCCGAATGGGCCGAAAGCGGGCTCAATATCCTGCAGGCGCCCGGCAACATGGATTTTGGCCGCACTTTCGTGGCGCTCGATCCGGATGGCCATCGCCTGCGCGTCTATTGCCTCGACGAAGCAGCTGTGGCGCAGCCATGA
- a CDS encoding EVE domain-containing protein — MSTGNWLAVASADHVRIGRASGFMQVCHGKVGPLRRIGAGDGVVYYSPSTVMGGKDGLKSFTAIGRVRPGEPCRFDMGGGFVPSRRDVDWAVAHEVPVAALAGQLDFTAGPNWGYQLRFGLCPLSEHDFRLIAEAMAADVEFRLSA, encoded by the coding sequence ATGAGCACCGGCAACTGGCTGGCCGTCGCCTCGGCTGATCATGTCCGTATCGGCCGGGCCAGCGGCTTCATGCAGGTCTGCCACGGCAAGGTAGGCCCGCTGCGCCGGATCGGCGCCGGCGACGGCGTGGTCTATTATTCGCCGTCGACAGTCATGGGCGGCAAGGATGGGCTGAAATCCTTCACGGCAATCGGCCGGGTGCGACCGGGCGAACCCTGTCGTTTCGACATGGGTGGAGGCTTCGTGCCATCCCGCAGGGATGTCGATTGGGCCGTTGCACACGAAGTGCCTGTCGCAGCGCTCGCCGGGCAGCTCGATTTCACGGCGGGGCCCAACTGGGGCTACCAACTGCGCTTCGGCCTCTGTCCGCTCAGCGAGCACGACTTTCGCCTGATCGCGGAAGCCATGGCTGCCGACGTCGAGTTCAGGCTTTCGGCTTGA
- a CDS encoding ornithine cyclodeaminase family protein yields the protein MLQFSAGDIDRALTFPGLVETLRTAFREGAVQPVRHHHTVERAKGTDSTLLLMPAWTDFKAPAAAAEGHIGVKIVTVSPDNNDIAKPAVVGIYLLLDGVTGEPQALMDGPRLTQWRTACASALAATYLAREDASKLLVIGAGAQCRFLARAHAAVRPITEIRIWNRTIANAETLAASLRSEGFDAKAVSDLDAELGWADIVTAGTISTTPLVKGARLKPGAHVDLVGGFTPGMREADDDAISTARVYVDTRAGATKEAGDIVQPIASGVLKADAIIGDLHELARGQKAGRQSADEITLFKSVGAALEDLAAGIAVYKSLKPKA from the coding sequence ATGCTGCAATTTTCGGCCGGCGATATCGATCGGGCCCTGACCTTTCCCGGTCTTGTCGAAACGCTGAGAACCGCCTTTCGCGAAGGCGCGGTGCAGCCTGTGCGCCACCATCATACGGTCGAGCGCGCCAAGGGTACTGACTCGACGCTGCTTTTGATGCCGGCCTGGACCGACTTCAAGGCGCCCGCCGCCGCTGCCGAGGGTCATATCGGCGTCAAGATCGTCACCGTTTCGCCTGACAACAACGATATCGCCAAGCCGGCGGTCGTCGGCATCTATCTGCTTCTCGACGGCGTCACCGGCGAGCCACAGGCCTTGATGGATGGCCCACGGCTGACCCAGTGGCGCACGGCCTGCGCCTCGGCGCTGGCTGCCACCTACCTCGCCCGCGAGGACGCCTCGAAGCTCCTGGTGATCGGTGCCGGCGCGCAGTGCCGGTTCCTGGCCCGCGCCCACGCAGCCGTGCGCCCGATCACGGAAATCCGGATCTGGAACCGTACGATCGCCAATGCCGAGACGCTGGCCGCGTCGCTGAGGAGCGAAGGCTTTGACGCCAAGGCGGTGTCCGACCTCGATGCAGAGCTCGGCTGGGCCGACATCGTCACCGCCGGCACGATCTCGACCACCCCGCTGGTGAAGGGTGCGAGGCTGAAGCCGGGCGCCCATGTCGACCTCGTCGGCGGCTTCACGCCCGGCATGCGCGAGGCCGACGACGACGCCATCTCGACTGCGCGCGTCTATGTCGACACCCGCGCCGGCGCCACCAAGGAAGCCGGTGACATCGTCCAGCCGATCGCGTCCGGCGTGCTCAAGGCCGACGCCATCATCGGCGACCTGCATGAACTCGCGCGCGGCCAGAAGGCCGGCCGCCAGTCGGCGGACGAGATCACCCTGTTCAAGTCGGTGGGTGCCGCTCTCGAGGATCTCGCCGCCGGCATCGCCGTCTACAAGTCGCTCAAGCCGAAAGCCTGA
- a CDS encoding LapA family protein — MFNRVMLIVVLVPLAIVLIALAVANRAPIAFTLDPFNPGNPGLTVQAPLFVLLFLALGLGVILGSAVTWVKQGRHRKVARQRSLEAESLRQAASQRPPAAPQGPALPRPH; from the coding sequence ATGTTTAACCGCGTCATGCTCATCGTGGTCCTGGTGCCCCTGGCGATCGTGCTGATTGCGCTCGCCGTGGCCAACCGCGCGCCCATCGCCTTCACGCTCGACCCCTTCAATCCCGGCAATCCAGGCTTGACCGTACAGGCGCCGCTGTTCGTGCTCTTGTTCCTGGCGCTCGGGCTCGGCGTCATCCTCGGCAGCGCGGTGACCTGGGTAAAGCAGGGCCGTCACCGCAAGGTGGCGCGCCAGCGCAGCCTCGAGGCCGAGAGCCTGCGCCAGGCGGCGAGCCAGCGTCCGCCGGCCGCACCGCAAGGCCCGGCACTGCCGCGCCCGCACTGA
- a CDS encoding integration host factor subunit beta: protein MIKSELVQIIATRNPHLFLRDVENIVSAIFDEITEALAEGNRVELRGFGAFSVKNRPARTGRNPRTGDSVEVEEKWVPFFKTGKELRERLNAAK from the coding sequence ATGATCAAGTCCGAACTTGTGCAAATTATTGCCACTCGCAATCCGCATCTGTTTCTGCGGGACGTCGAGAATATCGTCAGCGCCATCTTCGACGAGATCACCGAGGCACTGGCCGAAGGCAACCGCGTCGAACTGCGCGGGTTTGGCGCATTTTCGGTCAAGAACCGTCCAGCCCGGACCGGCCGCAACCCGCGCACCGGCGATTCCGTCGAGGTCGAGGAAAAGTGGGTGCCGTTCTTCAAGACCGGCAAGGAACTGCGCGAGCGCCTCAACGCGGCCAAATAG
- the sppA gene encoding signal peptide peptidase SppA has translation MSMRADDLIDRRRLRRKLTFWRIAALVIAALAIVAVSTWMAGDRLPGVASDHIAKVRIEGTITEDEDLLDRLDKIRKSPSVKGVILSIDSPGGTTAGGEAIFDAVRKLAAEKPVVTQVGTLAASAGYMIASASDHIVARKSSIVGSIGVLVQYPDLTGLMDKLGIKLEEVKSSPLKAAPSPFKPTTDDERAMVRNMIMDSYDWFVGIVADRRAMSKADATALADGRVFTGRQALANKLIDEVGGEDQAIAWLGTKGVDVKLTVVEWKPARTGSFFLPNSLAKALGRAFGVGDFSSEIIKEMGAERLFLDGMLSLWHPEKAVSGN, from the coding sequence ATGTCCATGAGAGCCGACGATCTGATCGACCGCCGCCGGTTGCGGCGCAAGCTGACCTTCTGGCGTATTGCCGCATTGGTGATTGCTGCACTGGCCATCGTCGCCGTCTCGACCTGGATGGCCGGCGACAGGCTACCGGGCGTGGCCAGCGACCACATCGCCAAGGTCAGGATCGAAGGCACGATCACCGAGGACGAGGACCTGCTCGACCGCCTCGACAAAATCCGCAAGTCGCCGTCGGTCAAGGGCGTGATCCTGTCGATCGATTCGCCCGGCGGCACCACCGCCGGCGGCGAGGCGATCTTTGACGCCGTGCGCAAGCTCGCCGCCGAGAAGCCCGTGGTGACGCAGGTCGGCACGCTTGCCGCATCGGCCGGCTACATGATTGCTTCCGCATCCGACCACATCGTGGCGCGCAAGTCCTCGATCGTCGGTTCGATCGGGGTGCTGGTGCAATATCCCGACCTGACCGGATTGATGGACAAGCTCGGCATCAAGCTCGAGGAAGTGAAATCGTCGCCGCTGAAAGCCGCACCCTCGCCCTTCAAGCCGACGACAGACGACGAGCGCGCAATGGTCCGCAACATGATCATGGACAGCTACGACTGGTTCGTCGGCATCGTCGCCGACCGCCGCGCGATGTCCAAGGCCGATGCCACGGCGCTTGCCGACGGCAGGGTGTTCACCGGGCGCCAGGCGCTCGCCAACAAGCTGATCGACGAGGTCGGCGGTGAAGACCAGGCCATTGCCTGGCTCGGCACCAAGGGAGTCGACGTCAAGTTGACGGTCGTCGAATGGAAACCCGCCCGCACGGGCAGCTTCTTCCTGCCGAACTCGCTGGCCAAGGCACTCGGCCGCGCGTTCGGCGTCGGCGACTTCTCGTCCGAAATCATCAAGGAAATGGGCGCCGAACGCTTGTTCCTTGACGGTATGCTGTCGCTCTGGCACCCTGAAAAAGCTGTGTCAGGCAATTGA
- the lptC gene encoding LPS export ABC transporter periplasmic protein LptC, producing the protein MARPIETSGGGGGVAVETAIALATSRADAFDRATRHSRRVRFLKLALPLAAVTLAVLFGGYSYFAAPPALQVKAEGAAFSEGKLVMAKPQLNGFTRDNLPYSMTADRAVQDPGNQGVVELLGIDANLPISAKDVAKVDATRGVYDRDGNTLNLTDDVTVKTSDGMVARLKSAYLDMGSGAMKTDQPVEISLDGSTIRSDSMSMHDNGKVVVFENRVRVDIDPARMKAARVGSGGGSAGN; encoded by the coding sequence TTGGCGCGACCAATCGAGACGAGCGGCGGCGGTGGCGGCGTTGCGGTGGAAACCGCGATCGCGCTTGCGACTTCGCGCGCCGATGCCTTCGACAGGGCGACCCGCCATTCGCGCCGTGTCCGCTTCCTGAAGCTCGCTCTGCCGCTGGCGGCGGTGACGCTCGCGGTCCTGTTCGGCGGCTATTCCTATTTCGCTGCCCCGCCGGCGCTGCAGGTCAAGGCCGAAGGCGCTGCCTTCTCCGAAGGCAAGCTGGTCATGGCCAAGCCACAGCTCAACGGTTTCACCCGCGACAACCTGCCTTATTCGATGACGGCCGATCGCGCCGTGCAGGATCCGGGCAACCAGGGCGTGGTCGAGCTTCTGGGCATCGATGCCAATCTGCCGATCTCGGCCAAGGACGTCGCCAAGGTCGATGCGACGCGCGGTGTCTACGATCGCGACGGCAACACGCTCAATCTCACCGACGACGTTACTGTAAAGACCAGCGACGGGATGGTAGCGCGGCTCAAATCGGCGTATCTCGACATGGGCAGCGGCGCGATGAAGACCGATCAACCGGTTGAAATAAGCCTTGACGGTTCGACCATCAGGTCCGATTCGATGTCGATGCATGATAACGGCAAGGTTGTCGTCTTCGAAAACAGGGTGCGCGTGGACATTGATCCCGCGCGGATGAAGGCGGCGCGGGTTGGCAGCGGAGGCGGGAGTGCGGGCAATTAA
- a CDS encoding LptA/OstA family protein, translating into MAALSFMGLVLATGGAHAQDSQSRLSGLKLSGDQPIQIESDKLEVRESENLAIFTGNVSVTQGPTVMKSGKMTVYYAKDAKGGSAATGSAAIDRLEVDDKVYVKSDKQVATGDRGTFDMKTEVLVMSGKEVVLSEGDNVLVGCKLTVQMKTGLAQVDGCTKGAGGNGRVMMSITPSSQKK; encoded by the coding sequence ATGGCCGCCCTATCGTTCATGGGGCTGGTGCTCGCCACTGGCGGTGCCCATGCCCAGGACAGCCAGAGCAGGCTTTCGGGCCTCAAGCTTTCTGGCGACCAGCCGATCCAGATCGAGAGCGACAAGCTCGAGGTTCGCGAATCGGAAAATCTGGCGATCTTCACCGGCAATGTCAGCGTCACCCAGGGGCCGACGGTGATGAAGTCTGGCAAGATGACCGTCTATTACGCCAAGGACGCCAAGGGCGGTTCGGCCGCCACGGGATCGGCGGCCATCGACCGGCTTGAAGTCGACGACAAGGTTTACGTGAAGTCCGACAAGCAGGTGGCGACCGGCGACCGCGGCACCTTCGACATGAAGACCGAAGTGCTGGTGATGTCCGGCAAGGAGGTCGTTCTGTCCGAAGGCGACAACGTGTTGGTCGGTTGCAAGCTTACCGTGCAGATGAAGACGGGCCTGGCCCAGGTCGACGGCTGCACCAAGGGCGCCGGCGGCAACGGTCGTGTGATGATGTCGATCACACCGAGTTCGCAGAAGAAATAA
- the lptB gene encoding LPS export ABC transporter ATP-binding protein, whose translation MSDTSSLLSRLTPGSARKPAAPAAISGTKNGTFKGTLIAKGLTKAYKGRQVVSGVTLGVRAGEAVGLLGPNGAGKTTCFYMVTGLVPVDQGTIEIDGFDVTHMPMYRRARLGIGYLPQEASIFRGLSVENNIRAILEVVEKSHKEREKTLDSLLEEFHISHLRKSPSIALSGGERRRLEIARALASRPNYMLLDEPFAGVDPIAVADIQQLVRHLTKRGIGVLITDHNVRETLGLIDRAYIIHAGEVLTHGRADEVVSNPDVRRLYLGEGFTL comes from the coding sequence ATGTCCGATACATCCTCGCTGTTGTCGCGTCTTACGCCCGGTTCGGCGCGCAAACCTGCCGCGCCTGCGGCCATCAGTGGCACCAAGAACGGCACGTTCAAGGGCACGCTGATCGCCAAGGGCCTGACCAAGGCCTACAAGGGCAGGCAGGTTGTCAGCGGGGTGACGCTCGGCGTTCGGGCCGGCGAGGCTGTTGGTCTGCTTGGACCCAACGGTGCCGGCAAGACGACATGCTTCTATATGGTCACCGGCCTCGTGCCGGTCGACCAGGGCACCATCGAGATCGACGGTTTCGACGTCACCCACATGCCGATGTACCGCCGGGCGCGCCTCGGCATCGGCTATCTGCCGCAGGAAGCCTCGATCTTCCGCGGCCTGTCGGTCGAAAACAACATCCGCGCCATTCTTGAAGTGGTCGAAAAAAGCCACAAGGAGCGCGAGAAGACCCTCGATTCGCTGCTCGAGGAGTTCCACATCAGCCATCTCCGGAAATCGCCGTCGATCGCGCTGTCGGGCGGCGAACGCCGCCGCCTCGAGATCGCCCGCGCGCTCGCCAGCCGGCCTAACTACATGCTGCTCGACGAGCCCTTTGCCGGTGTCGACCCCATCGCGGTGGCCGACATCCAGCAGCTTGTGCGCCACCTGACCAAGCGCGGCATCGGGGTGCTGATCACCGACCACAACGTCCGCGAGACGCTCGGCCTCATCGACCGCGCCTACATCATCCATGCCGGCGAAGTGCTGACCCATGGTCGCGCCGACGAGGTGGTGTCGAACCCCGACGTCCGCCGGCTCTATCTCGGCGAAGGCTTTACGCTTTAG
- the rpoN gene encoding RNA polymerase factor sigma-54, which produces MALSAKLQLRQSQSLVMTPQLMQSIRLLQFTHAELERFIDDEIERNPLLDRAETPDDVATDQFPKIETQGEAAGQSNDDWFEGEAGWSSEAISEKLDTSLENLFPDDPGTVEHVGPELAMQWKSASPGAAPGGGGDGFDMEDIAAAAVTLRDHVGEQVAFAFADPVERLVAAELTDWLDEAGYFRGDTADIAERFGVDEAFVLAMLKGCQAFDPAGLFARDLAECLRIQLARRDRLDPAMAVLVDNLELLARRDFQSLRRLCGVDEEDLLAMLAEIRALDPRPGGAFAVGAADTVVPDVEVRQAADGSWAVELNPETLPRVLVDQVYFAQVTGRAKDATERNFLAECLQNANWLSRSLDQRAKTILKVASEIVRQQDAFLVHGVRHLRPLNLRTVADAISMHESTVSRVTANKYMLTPRGVFELRYFFTAAIASAEGGDAHSSEAVRDRIRQMIEEEKPSEVLSDDAIVDILKKDGVDIARRTIAKYREAMNIASSVQRRREKRALAGLAG; this is translated from the coding sequence ATGGCGCTGTCGGCGAAATTGCAGCTGCGGCAGTCCCAGTCGCTGGTCATGACCCCGCAGCTGATGCAGTCGATCAGGCTGCTTCAGTTCACCCATGCCGAGCTTGAGCGCTTCATCGACGACGAGATCGAGCGCAATCCGCTGCTTGATCGGGCCGAAACCCCGGACGACGTCGCCACCGACCAGTTCCCGAAGATCGAGACACAGGGCGAAGCTGCCGGACAGTCGAATGACGACTGGTTCGAGGGCGAGGCCGGCTGGAGCTCCGAGGCCATCTCGGAGAAACTCGATACCTCGCTCGAAAACCTGTTCCCCGACGATCCCGGCACCGTAGAGCATGTCGGCCCCGAACTTGCCATGCAGTGGAAGTCGGCGTCGCCGGGTGCTGCCCCTGGCGGCGGGGGCGACGGTTTCGACATGGAGGACATAGCTGCTGCGGCGGTGACGCTGCGCGATCATGTCGGCGAACAGGTCGCCTTTGCGTTTGCCGATCCGGTGGAGCGGCTGGTGGCGGCGGAGCTGACGGATTGGCTGGACGAGGCAGGCTATTTCCGTGGCGACACGGCTGACATCGCCGAACGCTTTGGCGTCGACGAGGCGTTCGTGCTTGCGATGCTGAAAGGTTGCCAGGCCTTCGATCCTGCCGGCCTGTTTGCCCGCGACCTGGCCGAGTGCCTGCGCATCCAGCTTGCCCGCCGCGACCGGCTCGATCCCGCCATGGCAGTTCTGGTCGACAATCTCGAGCTTCTGGCGCGGCGCGACTTCCAGAGTCTGCGCCGGCTGTGCGGCGTTGACGAAGAGGATCTGCTGGCCATGCTGGCTGAGATCCGCGCGCTCGACCCCCGGCCAGGCGGCGCCTTTGCCGTCGGCGCGGCCGACACGGTCGTGCCTGACGTCGAGGTGCGCCAGGCGGCCGATGGCAGCTGGGCTGTGGAACTCAACCCGGAGACGCTGCCGCGCGTGCTGGTCGATCAGGTCTATTTCGCCCAGGTGACCGGCCGTGCCAAGGATGCGACCGAGCGCAACTTCCTCGCCGAGTGCCTGCAGAACGCCAACTGGCTGAGCCGCAGCCTCGACCAGCGCGCCAAGACGATCCTCAAGGTCGCTTCAGAGATCGTCCGGCAGCAGGATGCCTTCCTGGTCCACGGCGTACGCCATCTCCGGCCGCTCAACCTGCGCACGGTGGCCGATGCCATCAGCATGCATGAATCGACTGTAAGCCGCGTCACCGCCAATAAGTATATGCTGACGCCGCGTGGCGTTTTCGAACTGCGTTACTTCTTCACTGCGGCAATTGCTTCGGCCGAGGGCGGCGATGCCCATTCCTCGGAAGCCGTACGTGACCGCATCCGCCAGATGATCGAGGAGGAAAAGCCCTCCGAGGTGCTGTCTGACGATGCCATCGTGGACATTCTGAAGAAGGACGGCGTCGACATCGCCCGCCGCACCATCGCCAAATACCGCGAGGCCATGAACATTGCGTCCTCGGTGCAGCGGCGGCGCGAAAAGCGTGCTTTGGCCGGCCTTGCCGGTTGA